The following are from one region of the Silene latifolia isolate original U9 population chromosome 9, ASM4854445v1, whole genome shotgun sequence genome:
- the LOC141601951 gene encoding uncharacterized protein LOC141601951, which translates to MKEHPVEVVEEGEIKVEKSMEVEMVDPPKKDEPIPTKAKDCTLPPREYVAPVPFPQRLARPRLEKKYEKFVEILKGMNVTIPFLDMITEIPSYGKFLKDLVTLKKKSGEVQTINLSKECSAILTHTNKLPNKLEDPGSFSIPCSIQGVAIKRALCDLGASVSLMLLSIFKRLYLGDLKPIRVSLQLADRSVKFPIGVIEDVPLVVGKLIIPCDFFVMDMPEDYNVPIILGDLVLPPVEQ; encoded by the coding sequence ATGAAAGAGCACCCGGTTGAAGTTGTAGAAGAAGGTGAAATTAAGGTGGAGAAGTCAATGGAGGTGGAGATGGTTGACCCACCAAAGAAAGATGAACCGATTCCAACAAAAGCCAAAGATTGTACTCTACCACCAAGGGAGTATGTTGCACCGGTACCCTTTCCACAAAGGCTTGCAAGGCCTAGGCTTGAGAAAAAGTATGAGAAGTTTGTTGAAATCTTGAAGGGAATGAATGTCACAATTCCTTTCCTTGATATGATTACCGAAATTCCATCATATGGAAAGTTTCTTAAGGATCTTGTCACTTTGAAGAAGAAGAGTGGAGAGGTGCAAACCATTAACCTCTCAAAGGAATGTAGTGCTATTCTTACTCAcaccaacaagcttccaaataagCTAGAAGATCCGGGTAGCTTCTCAATTCCATGTTCTATCCAAGGAGTGGCTATAAAAAGGGCATTGTGTGACTTGGGGGCTAGTGTGAGCCTAATGCTACTTTCAATCTTCAAGAGGCTTTATTTGGGAGATTTGAAGCCAATAAGAGTTTCACTTCAACTAGCCGATCGATCGGTTAAATTTCCCATTGGAGTTATTGAAGATGTACCCTTGGTTGTTGGGAAGCTAATTATACCATGTGATTTCTTTGTCATGGATATGCCCGAGGACTACAATGTGCCTATTATCTTGGGCGACCTTGTCTTGCCACCGGTGGAGCAATGA